The Corallococcus caeni genome includes a region encoding these proteins:
- a CDS encoding formylglycine-generating enzyme family protein — MTSSLSRPAVAVLGLVVGCVPAKEATAPGGTRVERVSPPGSVWLPAGRFEMGSPAGEPGRDVDEGPRTELTFERFQMDVTPVTVRAFAARREQVRAKDPQARWWTDAETPGDWLGRCNLGSERTDHPVNCVDWRAARAYCELVGGALPTEAEWEYAVRASTASAYWWGESFEAERVVGSVPCASRGCRGGTTPVVHAGPRCNGWGLCDMAGNVWQWTATGYQERLGEDAPAEPSGVPAKPVHRGGSWLNHVPSLFRSAHRGLAYPKNGLTGVGFRCVRRP, encoded by the coding sequence ATGACCTCCTCCCTGTCCCGCCCAGCCGTCGCCGTCCTTGGGCTCGTGGTGGGCTGCGTGCCCGCGAAAGAGGCGACGGCTCCAGGTGGCACCCGCGTGGAGCGCGTGTCGCCACCTGGGTCGGTGTGGCTGCCGGCCGGGCGCTTCGAGATGGGCTCACCGGCGGGCGAGCCGGGGCGGGACGTGGACGAGGGGCCCCGGACGGAACTCACGTTCGAGCGATTCCAGATGGACGTCACGCCCGTGACGGTGAGGGCCTTCGCCGCGCGACGTGAGCAGGTGCGCGCGAAGGATCCCCAGGCGCGCTGGTGGACTGACGCGGAGACCCCAGGGGATTGGCTCGGTCGCTGCAATCTGGGCTCCGAGCGCACGGATCATCCCGTGAACTGCGTGGACTGGCGCGCCGCGCGGGCCTACTGCGAGCTCGTGGGCGGAGCACTGCCCACGGAGGCGGAGTGGGAATACGCCGTGCGTGCCTCGACGGCCTCCGCCTACTGGTGGGGCGAGTCGTTCGAGGCGGAGCGCGTGGTCGGCTCGGTGCCCTGCGCGTCGCGCGGCTGCCGGGGGGGCACGACCCCGGTGGTCCACGCCGGGCCGCGATGCAACGGCTGGGGGCTCTGTGACATGGCCGGGAACGTGTGGCAATGGACCGCCACCGGCTACCAGGAGCGGCTGGGGGAGGACGCGCCCGCGGAGCCCTCCGGCGTGCCCGCGAAGCCCGTCCACCGGGGAGGCTCCTGGCTCAATCACGTGCCCTCCCTGTTCCGGTCCGCACACCGGGGCCTCGCCTATCCGAAGAACGGTCTGACGGGAGTCGGGTTCCGCTGCGTGCGCCGGCCCTGA